Within the Micromonospora citrea genome, the region TGCTCGACGTACTCCGCGAGGATGTCCATCGCGAAGAGGTGGTCGACCGGGCCGTCGAAGAAGCCCTGGATCTGCGCGGTGTGCAGGTCGACGGTGAGGATGCGGTTCGCACCGGCCGTCTTCAGCAGGTCCGCCACCAGGCGCGCCGAGATCGGCTCCCGGCCGCGGTGCTTCTTGTCCTGCCGGGAGTACGGGTAGAACGGCAGGACCACGGTGATCCGCTTGGCCGAGCCACGCTTCAGCGCGTCGATCATGATCAGGGTCTCCATGACCCAGGTGTTGACCCCGTGCGTCACGGACTGCACCACGAAGGCGTCCGAACCACGCACCGAGTCCTTGAACCGTACGAAGATCTCGCCGTTGGCGAACTCGTACGCGTCGGCCGGCGTCGGCGCGACGCCGAGCACCTCGCCGATCTCCTTGGCCAACTCCGGAAAGCCACGTCCGGAGAAGAGCATCAGGCTCTTGCGGTTTTCGGCGACGATGCTGCCCATGGGCCCGTCTGCTCCCGTTGGTCGGTGGTACCCGGCGGTGGTGGTGGGCCGGGGACTATTCGGTTGCAGTATCCCCCGCGCCGGACGCCGGCCTGACCGCCTCGGCATCCCCGTGGATTGCCTCACCTTCACTTGCCCCGGCGGCCCGCGCCGACACACCCTCACCGGCCCTGCCCGCCCGCTCGGCGGCCTCGGCGGAGGCCGTGCCGGGCCGCTTGCGGGCCACCCACCCGTCGATGCTGCGCTGCGGCGCCCGGGTGACCCCGAGCGCGCCCGGCGGCACGTCCTGGCTGATCGCGCTGCCCGCCGCCACGTACGCCCCCGCGCCCACCTCGACCGGCGCGATCAGGCTGGTGTCGCAGCCGATGAAGGCCGCCTCGCCGACCGTCGTGCGGTGCTTGTTCACGCCGTCGTAGTTCACGAAGATCGTCGCCGCGCCGATGTTGGCCTTCGCGCCGATCGTCGCGTCCCCCACGTACGACAGGTGCGGCACCTTCGCGCCCGCGCCCACCTCGGAGTTCTTCACCTCGACGAACGTGCCGACCTTGGCCTTCTCCGCCAGCCGGGCGTCCGGCCGCAGGTACGCGTACGGCCCCACGGTGGCGCCCGGGCCGACCTCGGCGCCCACGGCGTGGCTGCGCAGCACGGTGGCGCCCGGGCCCACCACCGTGTCGACCAGCGTCACGTCCGGCCCGACGACCGCGCCGGTGCCCACCACCGTACCGCCGCGCAGCTGGGTGTTCTGGTCGACGACCGCGTCCCGGTCCAGGGCCACGGTCACGTCGATCCACGTGGTGTCCGGGTCGAGGAGGCTGACCCCGGTGCGCATCCACGCCTCGTTGACCCGGTCCCGCAGCAGGCGGCGCAGCGCGGCCAGCTCGACCCGGTCGTTGCAGCCCAGCGTCTCCACGTGGTCCGCCGCCACGTGCACCGCCACCGGCTCACCGGCCGAGACCAGCAGGCCGAAGACGTCGGTCAGGTATTCCTCACCCTGGTCGTTGTCGGTCGACAGCTTGCCGAGCGCGTCGCGCAGCCGGGTCACGTCGAACGCGTAGATGCCCGCGTTGATCTCCCGGATCGCGCGCTGCGCCGCGCTGGCGTCGCGCTCCTCGACGATCCGCTCCAGCCGCCCGCCGGCGTCCCGCACGATCCGGCCCAGGCCGGTCGGGTCGGGCACCTCGGCGGCGAGCACCGTGGCCGCCGCGTTCTCGCCCTCGTGCGCCTCGACGAGCGCGGCCACCGTCTCCGGCCGCAGCAACGGCACGTCGCCGTTGATCACGACCACGGTGCCGGTGGCGTCCGACGCGGCGTCCAGCGCGATCCGGACGGCGTGCCCGGTGCCGAGCTGCTCGGCCTGGAGCACCGGCGTGGCCTGGGGGGCGATCTCCGCCAGGTGCGCGCGGACCTGGTCGGCGCCGTGGCCGACCACGACCACCGTGCGGTCCGCGGCCAGTGGCGCGGCGGCGGCGAGCACGTGGCCGACGAGGGTACGGCCGAGCAGGGGGTGCAGCACCTTGGGCAGCGCCGACTTCATCCGCTTGCCCTCACCGGCGGCGAGCACGACAACGGTGCGGAGGTGGGACTGGGACACGACGCGGGCTCCCGTCGGGACGGCGGACAGTCTCGCGGCCATGCTAACCAGACGAAAGTCCGCGACGAGCGGAAGCTCCCGGGAGAGGACTCGAACCCCTACAATCAGGACCAAAACCTGACGTCCTGCCATTAGACGACCCGGGACGGTCTAAAACGGGCAAAAAAGCAACCCGCCGGCCCCTACACCTTAGCGCCCCGGGGCGGCGACGCCATCGTTCATTCCCTTCATGATCCCCTCGATCTTCCAGTAGAGGCGGCTCGATCGCAGGACGTAGACGGTGAGACAGCCCCGATAGTCGCCTCCGACGTTCTGTCGTCTGGTCTCCGGACGGTGGCGCTTCAGAGAGGAGCGCTGGAACTTCTCCGCCGGCACCCCGACCAGATCCGCCCACCACCGCACCGCCGCCTCCTCGTCGGCACTCTCGTGGATGCTGACCCGGAAGCGCAGCGCAGCCGGGGCAACCCCCAGCGCCTCGACGAACCGGAGGAACAACAGCACCAGCACC harbors:
- a CDS encoding ribose-phosphate diphosphokinase, whose protein sequence is MGSIVAENRKSLMLFSGRGFPELAKEIGEVLGVAPTPADAYEFANGEIFVRFKDSVRGSDAFVVQSVTHGVNTWVMETLIMIDALKRGSAKRITVVLPFYPYSRQDKKHRGREPISARLVADLLKTAGANRILTVDLHTAQIQGFFDGPVDHLFAMDILAEYVEHKYAGRPMTVVAPDSGRVRVAERWTDRLGGCPLAFIHKTRDPLKPNQVVANRVVGEVEGRVCLIVDDMIDTGGTISKAADILRESGAADVIVASTHALLSDPATERLKNSPISEVVVTNTLPLPPEKQLDKITVLSIAPLLARAIREVFDDGSVTTLFGGLS
- the glmU gene encoding bifunctional UDP-N-acetylglucosamine diphosphorylase/glucosamine-1-phosphate N-acetyltransferase GlmU, with amino-acid sequence MSQSHLRTVVVLAAGEGKRMKSALPKVLHPLLGRTLVGHVLAAAAPLAADRTVVVVGHGADQVRAHLAEIAPQATPVLQAEQLGTGHAVRIALDAASDATGTVVVINGDVPLLRPETVAALVEAHEGENAAATVLAAEVPDPTGLGRIVRDAGGRLERIVEERDASAAQRAIREINAGIYAFDVTRLRDALGKLSTDNDQGEEYLTDVFGLLVSAGEPVAVHVAADHVETLGCNDRVELAALRRLLRDRVNEAWMRTGVSLLDPDTTWIDVTVALDRDAVVDQNTQLRGGTVVGTGAVVGPDVTLVDTVVGPGATVLRSHAVGAEVGPGATVGPYAYLRPDARLAEKAKVGTFVEVKNSEVGAGAKVPHLSYVGDATIGAKANIGAATIFVNYDGVNKHRTTVGEAAFIGCDTSLIAPVEVGAGAYVAAGSAISQDVPPGALGVTRAPQRSIDGWVARKRPGTASAEAAERAGRAGEGVSARAAGASEGEAIHGDAEAVRPASGAGDTATE